Genomic window (Anaerolineae bacterium):
CTGGAGGAAGCCGGGTTGCACTATGTACAGGGCTGGTGGACCATGGCTGTCATGGCTGAGGGCATCAAACGCGTGCTCGACCAGGGCAAGCCGGTGACCGGCGAGAACCTCAAGGCCGCGCTGGAGACCATCCGCAACTTTGACACCCAGGGCGTCACGGCGCCCGTCACCTTCACCCCGCAGAGCCATCGCGGCACCACCGCCCTGCGCATCTATCAGGTGCAAGGTGGCAAGTGGGTCCGCGTGAGCGACTTTGTGAGCGCCCCGTAAACAGCATCTAACACCGCCTTCAGGCCCTCCCCTTCCAGCGGAGGGGAGGGCCTTTCCCCCACCCCTTTCTCTCGTGAGGGTTGCCATGCTCAGCCTCAACAATGTGGAAGTCATTTACAACGATGTCATCCTGGTGCTCAAAGGGATGTCCCTGGAGGTCCCGGAGGGGAAAATCGTGGGCCTGCTGGGGGCCAACGGCGCGGGGAAGACCACCACGCTCAAAGCCATCTCCGGGCTGCTCAAACCGGAAGACGGCGAGGTAACCGACGGCACGATTGAATTCAGGGGCCAGGAAATCCACCACCTCCCGCCCGATCAAATCGTCCGCCTGGGCATCTTCCAAGTCATGGAGGGCCGACGGGTGTTCGAGCACCTCACCGTGGAAGAGAACCTCATCGCTGGCGCTTACACCCGGGGCGCCCGTTCCCTACAAGGCGACTTGGAGATGGTCTATTCCTACTTCCCACGCCTCAAAGAGCGCCGTCGCCAAAAGGCCGGCTACCTCTCCGGCGGGGAACAGCAGATGCTGGCCATCGGTCGCGCCCTCATGGCCCACCCGAAAGTGATGCTGCTGGACGAACCTTCCTTAGGGCTGGCCCCCCTCCTGGTGCAGGAAATCTTCGAAATCATCCAGCGCATCAACAAAGAGCAAAACACCACCATCCTGCTGGTGGAACAAAATGCCAACCTCACCCTGCAGGTGGCCGACTACGCCTACATCATGGAAAACGGACGCATTGTACTCGAAGGCTATCCCGACGAACTCCGGGAGAACGCCGATGTGCGCGAGTTCTATCTGGGCCTCACGGAGGTAGGCAAGCGCAAGTCCTACCGCGAAGTCAAACACTACAAGCGCCGCAAGCGCTGGCTCTCCTAACCCCCCTACCTCGCACATGGCACACCGCACATACTTAGAGGAACCATGACCGAACCGCTGAGTGAACTCATCGCCTACCTGGCCGAACACGCCCCGGCCTTTGCCAGACGCCTGCAGGCGGCAGGCCTGACCCCGGAGGAGATTCACCGCCCCGAGGATTTGAGCCGCATCCCCGTGTTGCGCAAAGACGACCTGGTTGACCTGCAGACCGCCGATCCGCCTTTCGGTGGGATGCTGGCCGTACCCATGCAGGCCCTCAAACGCATCTTCCAATCCCCGGGGCCCATCTACGAACCGGAACCCAATCGCCCCGACCCCTGGCGTTGGGCCTCGGCCCTGGAAGCCGCGGGCTTCCGTGCGGGCGACATCGTGCTCAACGCCTTTGGTTATCACCTCACCCCGGCTGGCGCCATGTTCGAGGAAGGCCTGCGGGCCCTGGGTTGCGTGGTGCTCCCCGGCGGCGTGGGCAATCAGGAGCAGCAGGTACGCGCCATGCACGCCCTGGGCGTCAACGGCTATGTGGGCCTACCCTCTTACCTCAAGGCCCTGCTGGACAAAGCCGACGAACTGGGGTTGCCCCTCCAGGTCGAAAAAGCCTTTGTCACCGCCGAGCCTCTCCCGCCCTCGCTGCGTCGCGAACTGCAAGAGCGGGGGGTGATCGTGGTGCGCCAGGGCTACGGCACGGCGGAATGCGGTAACCTGGGCTACGAGTGCGAAGCCGAAGATGGCTGGCACGTGCCCGAAGATGTGCTCATCC
Coding sequences:
- a CDS encoding ABC transporter ATP-binding protein, coding for MLSLNNVEVIYNDVILVLKGMSLEVPEGKIVGLLGANGAGKTTTLKAISGLLKPEDGEVTDGTIEFRGQEIHHLPPDQIVRLGIFQVMEGRRVFEHLTVEENLIAGAYTRGARSLQGDLEMVYSYFPRLKERRRQKAGYLSGGEQQMLAIGRALMAHPKVMLLDEPSLGLAPLLVQEIFEIIQRINKEQNTTILLVEQNANLTLQVADYAYIMENGRIVLEGYPDELRENADVREFYLGLTEVGKRKSYREVKHYKRRKRWLS
- a CDS encoding phenylacetate--CoA ligase, whose product is MTEPLSELIAYLAEHAPAFARRLQAAGLTPEEIHRPEDLSRIPVLRKDDLVDLQTADPPFGGMLAVPMQALKRIFQSPGPIYEPEPNRPDPWRWASALEAAGFRAGDIVLNAFGYHLTPAGAMFEEGLRALGCVVLPGGVGNQEQQVRAMHALGVNGYVGLPSYLKALLDKADELGLPLQVEKAFVTAEPLPPSLRRELQERGVIVVRQGYGTAECGNLGYECEAEDGWHVPEDVLIQICDINTGQPLPPGEVGEVVVTLLHREYALVRFGTGDLSALHTEPCTCGRSTPRLVGWLGRVGDAVKVRGMFLHPRQLREMMVRFPEVERWQAVVTRHDHKDELTLEVVAPEAPPDLEERLKHTAREAIKFRLQVRRVDHLPPDAPPIRDERTWE